The sequence GCTTTTCACAGCTTCAAACTGAGTTGAAGTCAATCCAGAAAAGCGCGATAGTAAAAGGAAAGGAAGTCAAATTCACGGCTTCTCGAGGATGATCTCGATGGTCGAGGTGTTGGCAGTCCTGCCGTCGGCAGTCGGAAGCTCCTCGGTACCGATCTTGATCTCCTTGACCCTGACCTCTGGGAGGAACCTGTTCCTGACGATCTCGGCGACGTCGACGGCCCTGCTGATGGCCCTACCGCGAGCCTTGACGCTGACCTCCTTAGCGCCCTCGTTGAACTGGGTTATCACGGCGAGGACGTAGTTCATAACCGGCTTCTTTCCAATGTAGACAACATGCTCCTCTGCCATCTTTGGCACCTCCAGGAATTTTGTCGTTAGCATCTCGAGGGATTTCGGTTAAATACTTTTCGGTCTTTCCTGACGTTATTGGACAGTCCTATGGCTTTAATGAATTTATCGAATGTCCATCTCTGCTCCTGCATGTTTCTGTTAAAGCAAAATGTTTTAAGCCGTAAGAA comes from Thermococcus sp. LS1 and encodes:
- the albA gene encoding DNA-binding protein Alba, translated to MAEEHVVYIGKKPVMNYVLAVITQFNEGAKEVSVKARGRAISRAVDVAEIVRNRFLPEVRVKEIKIGTEELPTADGRTANTSTIEIILEKP